A genomic stretch from Scomber scombrus chromosome 8, fScoSco1.1, whole genome shotgun sequence includes:
- the tmco1 gene encoding calcium load-activated calcium channel, whose protein sequence is MSTMFADTILIVFISVCTALLAEGITWVLVYRTEKYKRLKAEVEKQSKKLEKKKETITESAGRQQKKKIERQEEKLKNNNRDLSMVRMKSMFAIGFCFTALMGMFNSIFDGRVVAKLPFTPLSYIQGLSHRNLLGEDFTDCSFIFLYILCTMSIRQNIQKMLGLAPSRAATKQAGGFLGPPPQAAKFS, encoded by the exons ATGAGCACAATGTTTGCCGACACCATTCTCATCGTTTTCATCTCTGTGTGCACAGCGCTGTTAGCCGAAG GCATTACCTGGGTGTTGGTGTATCGCACTGAAAAGTACAAGAGGTTAAAGGCTGAGgtagaaaaacaaagcaaaaaac ttgagaagaaaaaggaaaccaTCACAGAATCTGCAGGAcgtcaacagaagaagaagatcg AAAGACAAGAAGAGAAGCTgaagaacaacaacagagaCCTGTCTATG gtcCGCATGAAGTCCATGTTTGCCATCGGCTTCTGCTTCACAGCTTTGATGGGCATGTTCAACTCCAT tTTTGATGGAAGAGTTGTGGCCAAGTTGCCGTTCACGCCGCTGTCTTACATCCAGGGACTGTCGCATCGCAACCTGCTGGGCGAGGATTTCACCGACTGCTCCTTTATCTTCCTCTACATCCTCTGCACCATGTCTATCAGACAG AACATTCAGAAGATGCTCGGTCTCGCACCTTCCAGAGCTGCAACAAAACAGGCTGGAGGCTTCCTGGGACCTCCTCCTCAGGCAGCTAAGTTCTCTTAA